A DNA window from Hordeum vulgare subsp. vulgare chromosome 1H, MorexV3_pseudomolecules_assembly, whole genome shotgun sequence contains the following coding sequences:
- the LOC123429974 gene encoding plant intracellular Ras-group-related LRR protein 8 isoform X2, with protein MESSPPTITVQVKFAGRTIPVELPTSASTAELKLLLQPLTNVLTRGQRLICKGKVLADAASLSSMQVGDGSKVMLIASQGLHQGEGPITKNSSGLAPSAKRTSNVKDNQTLKPEIISKSRAERWKITGVIALSGSSLKAVPEEVWDCGSSIRVLDVCNNSIEAIPQRIAALKSLNKLLLTANDISDGGICWEGLSCVDTLTVLSLSQNRLVTLPPSLGTLTFLRELRIANNMLGSLPVEIGLLKQLEILIANNNRITSLPSSIGDCESLFEVDLSSNLLAELPKACGNLHNLKLRKSQRIRLWWYCMICLLN; from the exons ATGGAGAGTTCGCCGCCCACAATCACCGTCCAGGTGAAGTTCGCCGGCCGAACCATTCCGGTGGAACTCCCGACATCCGCCTCCACCGCGGAGTTGAAGCTCCTCCTCCAGCCGCTAACCAACGTTCTCACCCGCGGCCAGAGACTCATTTGCAAAG GAAAAGTTCTTGCCGATGCCGCGAGTCTGAGCTCGATGCAGGTGGGGGACGGATCCAAGGTCATGCTCATCGCGTCGCAGGGTCTTCATCAGGGG GAAGGCCCCATCACTAAGAATAGCAGTGGTCTGGCACCAAGTGCAAAAAGAACCTCAAATGTTAAGGATAATCAAACACTAAAACCGGAGATTATCAGCAAAAGCCGAGCGGAGCGTTGGAAAATAACCGGTGTCATTGCTTTATCTGGTTCCAGCTTGAAG GCAGTGCCTGAGGAAGTCTGGGACTGTGGCTCATCCATACGAGTACTAGATGTCTGTAACAACTCAATTGAAGCAATTCCACAGAGAATTGCTGCCCTTAAATCATTAAAT AAATTGTTGCTAACTGCCAATGACATATCTGATGGGGGCATCTGCTGGGAAGGTCTATCATGTGTTGATACATTAACAGTTTTATCTTTAAGCCAAAATCG ATTGGTTACTTTACCTCCAAGTTTGGGCACATTGACTTTTCTACGTGAACTTCGCATTGCAAATAACATGCTTGGTAGCCTACCTGTTGAAATAGGTTTGCTGAAGCAGCTAGAGATTCTTATAGCAAATAATAATAG GATAACTTCGCTGCCTTCCTCTATAGGCGATTGTGAATCTCTCTTTGAG GTTGACTTATCATCAAATCTTTTAGCCGAGCTACCAAAGGCTTGTGGAAACCTTCACAATCTTAAG TTGAGAAAGTCACAAAGGATTAGGCTTTGGTGGTATTGCATGATATGTCTACTAAATTAG
- the LOC123429974 gene encoding plant intracellular Ras-group-related LRR protein 8 isoform X1 encodes MESSPPTITVQVKFAGRTIPVELPTSASTAELKLLLQPLTNVLTRGQRLICKGKVLADAASLSSMQVGDGSKVMLIASQGLHQGEGPITKNSSGLAPSAKRTSNVKDNQTLKPEIISKSRAERWKITGVIALSGSSLKAVPEEVWDCGSSIRVLDVCNNSIEAIPQRIAALKSLNKLLLTANDISDGGICWEGLSCVDTLTVLSLSQNRLVTLPPSLGTLTFLRELRIANNMLGSLPVEIGLLKQLEILIANNNRITSLPSSIGDCESLFEVDLSSNLLAELPKACGNLHNLKTLHLRNNGLNSLPPSLFKKCWRLTTLDLHGTGITNDILRQMEGWEEFDERRRQKYQKQLDFRVGSSGVFDEGADDDNGHA; translated from the exons ATGGAGAGTTCGCCGCCCACAATCACCGTCCAGGTGAAGTTCGCCGGCCGAACCATTCCGGTGGAACTCCCGACATCCGCCTCCACCGCGGAGTTGAAGCTCCTCCTCCAGCCGCTAACCAACGTTCTCACCCGCGGCCAGAGACTCATTTGCAAAG GAAAAGTTCTTGCCGATGCCGCGAGTCTGAGCTCGATGCAGGTGGGGGACGGATCCAAGGTCATGCTCATCGCGTCGCAGGGTCTTCATCAGGGG GAAGGCCCCATCACTAAGAATAGCAGTGGTCTGGCACCAAGTGCAAAAAGAACCTCAAATGTTAAGGATAATCAAACACTAAAACCGGAGATTATCAGCAAAAGCCGAGCGGAGCGTTGGAAAATAACCGGTGTCATTGCTTTATCTGGTTCCAGCTTGAAG GCAGTGCCTGAGGAAGTCTGGGACTGTGGCTCATCCATACGAGTACTAGATGTCTGTAACAACTCAATTGAAGCAATTCCACAGAGAATTGCTGCCCTTAAATCATTAAAT AAATTGTTGCTAACTGCCAATGACATATCTGATGGGGGCATCTGCTGGGAAGGTCTATCATGTGTTGATACATTAACAGTTTTATCTTTAAGCCAAAATCG ATTGGTTACTTTACCTCCAAGTTTGGGCACATTGACTTTTCTACGTGAACTTCGCATTGCAAATAACATGCTTGGTAGCCTACCTGTTGAAATAGGTTTGCTGAAGCAGCTAGAGATTCTTATAGCAAATAATAATAG GATAACTTCGCTGCCTTCCTCTATAGGCGATTGTGAATCTCTCTTTGAG GTTGACTTATCATCAAATCTTTTAGCCGAGCTACCAAAGGCTTGTGGAAACCTTCACAATCTTAAG ACTCTGCATCTAAGGAACAATGGTCTTAATTCCCTACCGCCGAGTTTATTCAAGAAGTGCTGGCGGCTTACTACACTTGATCTCCATGGCACTGGAATCACAAACGACATTCTTCGACAG ATGGAGGGCTGGGAGGAGTTTGACGAACGTAGGCGGCAGAAGTATCAAAAGCAGCTGGATTTTCGTGTAGGATCATCAGGTGTTTTCGACGAGGGTGCGGATGATGATAACGGGCATGCATAA